AAGGAGCTATGGAAACCCTAACGAAAAACTACAAGTTCATTTTAATCGACTCACCAGCCGGACTGGAACACCTAAACAGGAGAATAACTCATCAAATAGACGACATATTCGACATAATAGACCCTTCTAAGAAGTCCTTCGACCACGTTTACCGTGCACACAGAATAGCGAAGGAAGTTAAAATAGAGTTTAAAAACTTCTACGTGGTAGGAGGTTACCGTTATCCGGAAAACATGAGTGAGGAAGCTGAGAAAATTACTGGAATGAAATTTTTAGGAAAAATCGCTTATGACGGAAATGTTGAGAAATACGTTTTTGAAGGGAGATCTCTCCTTGAACTCCCAGATGATTCTCCTGCCTATCTTTCTGTTAGGGAAATAATGAAGAAAGCGGGATATTAGCCCAAAAGCTGCTTTAAAATTTCTTCTGCCTCTCTCTTATCTTTCATTTGCTTCATGAGAAGTTTTCCTGTTCTGTAAAGTCTCATAGATTTATCGCCGAAGTTTATGTCGTACGCTATTCCAGCAAGGGTTTTCACAACTTTCGCTTTGTTTAAAATCTTCTTGATGGCTTCGTCTCGCTTTTCATATTTTAACATTACAATTATGTCTTTTTCTTCACCGCATGCTTCCTCAACGTTTGCAACATACTTCTTTATGGCGTTATTATCCGACATTTTCGATTCCCTTTAGAACCTCTATGAACCGGTCGATTTCCTCCTTTGTATTGTAAACGTAAAAGCTTGCTCTGACTGAGCCTTTAATTCCAAGCTTTCTATGTAGAGGTTCTGCACAGTGGTATCCGCTTCTAACCATTATGCCAAAGCCGTCAAGCAAAAGTGCAACATCATGCGGGTTCATTTCATCTATGTTGAAGGGAATTATTCCGCCCCTCGCAGTAGCATCTTTTGGGCCGTAAACTTTGACTTTTTCAAATTCTCCAAATCTTTTCAAGGCGTACTCGGTTAGTTGAGCTTCATATTTGTAGACGTTTTCCATTCCAAGCTTTTTCAGGTATCTTACTGCCTCAGCTAGGGCTACTCCGCCGCAAATGTTGGGGGTTCCCGCCTCGAACTTCCACGGTAAGTTATGCCAGTCTATCTGGCAGTTTCCTTCAGGTGAACTGCACTTAACTGACTTTATCATGCTTCCGCCGCCGAGGAAAGGCTCCATTTCATTTAAAAGCTCCTTCTTGCCGTAGAGTACTCCTATGCCAGTTGGGCCGAGCATTTTATGCCCAGAAAAAGCTAGAAAGTCTATGTCAAGTTTTTTGACGTCTACTGGCATGCGTGGAACCGACTGTGCCCCGTCAACAACTATTATTGCTCCATAATCATGTGTAAGCTTTGAGATTTTTTCTATATCGGTTATTGCTCCAGTTACATTTGACATGTGAGATATGCAGACGACTTTCGTCTTGTTTGTAATAAGTTCTTCTAGGCTTTTGGAGTTTATGCTTCCGTCATTATTTACGTCTGCATATTTGACTTTGAAGCCCTTAATCTTCGATAGGATTTCCCAGGGGACTATGTTGCTGTGGTGCTCCATCAACGTAGTTAAAACTTCGTCTTCTTTGCTTAGTTTGTTTAACGCCCAAGAGTAGGCAACCAAGTTTATGGCTTCTGTAGTATTTTTAACGAAAATTACCTCCTCAATTCCTTCGGCGTTTATGAAGCTGCCAACTTCTTCATGTGCATTTTCGTAAAGTTCTGAAGCCTCCTGTGAAAGGGTGTGAACTCCCCTGTGAACGTTTGCATTATGCCTTTCATAGAAGTTTTTAATTGCCTCTATAACTTGAATTGGCTTTTGAGAAGTTGCGGCGTTATCAAAATATATCATTTTATAACCGTTAATTTCCCTATCAAGAATAGGAAAATCTTTCCTAACTTCATATGGATCAAACACTTCATCTTTCCCCTTCAATTTCACCCATTTTCTTTGCAAGCATTTCTGCAAGTTCCTCTTCTTCTAATGCTTGTTTCTCTTCAAAAGTTTGTTCTTCGGGAAGCCACTCTGGCTTCTTCCCCTTTTGCTTATAGTATAATCTTATTGCCCTTTTGAGCGCTCCTACAGCTAAAATTCCACAGTGAAACTTTACTGAAGGTAGTCCTCCTACTTCTTTTACAACGGTTTTCCATGAAACCTGCCAAGCCTCCTTTAAGGTTTTGCCCTTAATAATCTCCGTTAGTATGCTGGAAGTTGCAATATTGGCTGCACAGCCGTAGCTTTCAAAACTAGCCTTTTCAATAATCTCTTTTTCCTCATCAATTTTTAAGTAAAAGGTTATCATGTCTCCGCAGGCAGGGTTTCCCGCTACCGCTGAGACGGTTGCATCTTCCATTTTACCGAGGTTTTTTGGGTTTCTGAAAAGCTCAAGAATCTTCGGGTTATATGGCAGTGGGGAACGTGACATTATGTTTCGCCCATAGACCCGTAGATTTTTCTAAGCCTTGCCACGGCTTCTGGAATTACCTTCAAAACATAATTTATATCTTCTTCTTTATGGTAACGTGAAACTTTCATGAGTATGCTTCCGTGGGCTTCCTCAAACTTTCTTTCAATGGCCACTAAAACGTGGCTTGGCTGCAAAGCTCTCCTTGTGCATGCGCTTCCGCTTGAGACGTAAACGCCCTTAAGGCTTAATTCTATTGTAAGCGCTTCTCCTTCGCATTTTAGAAAACTTATGTTGACGTTGTCTGGGCTTCGCTTATCGCCTATCGGCCCGTTAAGCAAGGTTTCATCGATTTTGCTTAAAATTCCATTTATGAGTTTATCTCTTAAGCGTTTCATATGAGAGACGTTCTGCTCAAAGTTTTCGAAGGCAAGTTCAGAAGCTTTCACAAACCCTACTATGAGAGGGGTATTTTCAATTCCAGGCCAAAGCCTCTGCGTACCAATTTGCCCTTCAATTATGCGTTGAAGCCTAAAACCTTCTCTTACATATAATGCCCCCACTCCTCTTGGCCCCAAAATCTTATAGCTGCTAACTGTAGCCATGTCAACGGGAATTTTGTTGACATCGAATGATACTCTACCGTAGGCATCTGAAAGGTCTGCGTGGAAAACGGTGTTCGGATTTTTATCTTTAACTATGTCTAATATTTCTCTTATCGGCTGTATTGTGCCGATCTCGTTATTTACAGCCGAGAAGCATGCCAGAACAGTGTTTCTGTCGACAGCTTCCTTTAGCTTCTCAAGTTTTACAAAGCCCTCTTTGTCAACTGGAACTTTTACGGTTTTAAAGCCGTCTTTCTCTAGCATTTGACAAACATGAAGGATGTTTAACGGCTCAATTTCAGAAACAATTATCTTTTTACCTTCTTTCCTCTTTTTTAGGGCTGTTCCAATGATTGCCAAGTTGTTTGCTTCAGTTTCTCCAGGTGTAAAATTTATTTCTTCAAGGTTTTTGGCTCCAAGAAAGCTGGCTATTTTTTTAGCAGACTTTATGATGGTTTCATATGCTTCCCAACCAGGTTTATGTGTAAGCGTAGGGTTGCCGTAAGCTGTCTGATTAAAGTAGGGAAGCATAGCTTCAACTACTTCTTTGGGAACAGGGCTTGAATTCTCCAGGTCAAGGTAAACTTCCTTCTTTATGCCTTTATGAGCCTTAATCAACTCTTCAACGCTTTCAACCAAGCTTTAACACCAATGTTCACGGCTTTTACTTTTGCTAAATAATAACAACGTTATAAACATTCCTCAACAACACAACAAAAATAAAAAGAGAAAACAGGCGGCGGGTCCTGAGGTTCGGCGCCCAGTTTTTGCCAGGCTAACTTCGCCTCCTAACTCGTGCCCGCACCCCCTTGAGCGCTGAACGTCCAGACTTAGGTTGCTCCCTCCCGGGCCTGGCCAGGTTCGCCTGGTAAACGCGATGGCAAGCCTCCCTACAGAGGCTGCCCCGCGACCGCCAGCCCCAAGGGACGGGCATTCATTGGTCAGAGGCGATAAGCCCGGCAAGCTTAGACGCCTCAGCCTCAGCTTTCGGCCCGTCGTATAGGGGGTTTACGGTCGAGGCTCTAGGCCTCTCAGGGGACCCCTAGCCCCCCGCCTAGACCCGCCGCCCAAT
Above is a genomic segment from Candidatus Bathyarchaeota archaeon containing:
- a CDS encoding cysteine desulfurase, giving the protein MFDPYEVRKDFPILDREINGYKMIYFDNAATSQKPIQVIEAIKNFYERHNANVHRGVHTLSQEASELYENAHEEVGSFINAEGIEEVIFVKNTTEAINLVAYSWALNKLSKEDEVLTTLMEHHSNIVPWEILSKIKGFKVKYADVNNDGSINSKSLEELITNKTKVVCISHMSNVTGAITDIEKISKLTHDYGAIIVVDGAQSVPRMPVDVKKLDIDFLAFSGHKMLGPTGIGVLYGKKELLNEMEPFLGGGSMIKSVKCSSPEGNCQIDWHNLPWKFEAGTPNICGGVALAEAVRYLKKLGMENVYKYEAQLTEYALKRFGEFEKVKVYGPKDATARGGIIPFNIDEMNPHDVALLLDGFGIMVRSGYHCAEPLHRKLGIKGSVRASFYVYNTKEEIDRFIEVLKGIENVG
- a CDS encoding iron-sulfur cluster assembly scaffold protein, producing MMSRSPLPYNPKILELFRNPKNLGKMEDATVSAVAGNPACGDMITFYLKIDEEKEIIEKASFESYGCAANIATSSILTEIIKGKTLKEAWQVSWKTVVKEVGGLPSVKFHCGILAVGALKRAIRLYYKQKGKKPEWLPEEQTFEEKQALEEEELAEMLAKKMGEIEGER
- a CDS encoding AAA family ATPase, producing MIKLVTIGRGGTGKTSFVALMTKYLIEKGEDPLLLVDADPDQNLGEMLGIDLKEQGKKSISELIVETFIEGKGTTVGIPPSERMESKIWEKGMYEGDYFDFIAIGVKWVEGCYCLPNAALKGAMETLTKNYKFILIDSPAGLEHLNRRITHQIDDIFDIIDPSKKSFDHVYRAHRIAKEVKIEFKNFYVVGGYRYPENMSEEAEKITGMKFLGKIAYDGNVEKYVFEGRSLLELPDDSPAYLSVREIMKKAGY
- a CDS encoding cysteine desulfurase, translated to MVESVEELIKAHKGIKKEVYLDLENSSPVPKEVVEAMLPYFNQTAYGNPTLTHKPGWEAYETIIKSAKKIASFLGAKNLEEINFTPGETEANNLAIIGTALKKRKEGKKIIVSEIEPLNILHVCQMLEKDGFKTVKVPVDKEGFVKLEKLKEAVDRNTVLACFSAVNNEIGTIQPIREILDIVKDKNPNTVFHADLSDAYGRVSFDVNKIPVDMATVSSYKILGPRGVGALYVREGFRLQRIIEGQIGTQRLWPGIENTPLIVGFVKASELAFENFEQNVSHMKRLRDKLINGILSKIDETLLNGPIGDKRSPDNVNISFLKCEGEALTIELSLKGVYVSSGSACTRRALQPSHVLVAIERKFEEAHGSILMKVSRYHKEEDINYVLKVIPEAVARLRKIYGSMGET